Proteins encoded within one genomic window of Camelina sativa cultivar DH55 chromosome 19, Cs, whole genome shotgun sequence:
- the LOC104766999 gene encoding transportin-1-like has translation MAEKAHVMKELNEKVSLTASKFWPPYYDAHQLKPKDLKELLPGLIPVLLSDMAYDESLLDEKEDESQPDIDQAHSGDLFNVGNLRARSVKFIGVLSDLYGDDILQTLMPLIEVKISKSDDETWKEREAAVFALGAIAEGCCKFFYTHLCEIVAILLPLLDDKYPLIRSISCWTLSQFGTYVFKEDDDLKNSELFEKALKGLLPKLLDTSNRVQKAACLALITIEEDAGENLVPHLSIILRHLMRALEMYQRQNLKFVYDGIRALADSVGIDLNEPNYLEILMPPLVSKLQQTSSSDKDVIHLLKCFTSLCEALEVGFAPFALSVFQISLDIIQQQQLAKVNHAFAGAEYDKRIIVSSLELVSGLAQGPGSGIKSMVSQSNLLDLLLKCCMDETPDVRETAFALMYDLVMVFPLYLQPRVPEFLVIASQQLSGNFTGENLGSANNACKAIGELAFEFGQEVSRIVTNVVSSLGLILQHGEALVVRSATTLLECNTIDLTVNSAITLGILAWIRPDLVPPHMEYSMKAWCKTLATLADDDITKEAAFSGLCEMVKANPSVGSSSVAYICLAFASWEEIRNEDLQTEFIRVLNGYKSMLGRNSWADCVSGLDPLVKERLARWYRM, from the exons ATGGCAGAGAAGGCACATGTAATGAAAGAGCTCAATGAAAAAGTATCTCTTACAGCATCTAAATTTTG GCCTCCATACTATGACGCTCATCAGCTGAAACCAAAAGACTTAAAGGAGTTATTGCCAGGCTTAATTCCA GTGTTGCTTTCAGACATGGCTTACGATGAATCACTTTTGGATGAAAAG GAGGATGAATCTCAACCAGATATAGATCAG GCACATAGTGGTGACTTGTTTAATGTGGGAAATTTAAGAGCACGCAGTGTAAAATTTATTGGCGTTCTCTCTGATTTATATGGAGATGATATTCTTCAAACACTCATGCCCCTTATTGag gtaaaaatatcaaaatctgaTGATGAGACTTGGAAAGAAAGGGAAGCTGCTGTTTTTGCTCTTGGAGCTATTGCTGAAGGATgctgtaaatttttttacacTCATTTGTGTGAG ATTGTAgcaatccttcttcctcttttagATGATAAGTATCCTCTCATACGAAGCATATCGTGCTGGACACTTTCTCAATTTGGCACATATGTTTTTAAG GAAGATGATGATCTGAAGAATTCTGAGCTATTTGAGAAAGCTCTTAAGGGTCTTCTTCCCAAACTTTTGGATACAAGCAACCGGGTCCAGAAGGCGGCATGTCTAGCTTTGATAACTATTGAAGAG GATGCTGGAGAAAACTTAGTGCCACACCTGAGTATCATACTACGCCATCTAATGCGCGCTCTTGAAATGTATCAG AGGCAGAACTTAAAGTTTGTTTATGATGGTATTAGAGCACTGGCAGATTCAGTTGGAATCGATCTGAATGAG CCTAATTATCTTGAGATTTTGATGCCCCCACTGGTTTCAAAGTTGCAACAAACTTCAAGTTCAGATAAAGATGTAATTCATTTGCTAAAATGCTTCACATCCCTTTGTGAG GCTTTAGAAGTAGGATTCGCTCCATTTGCTCTGTCTGTTTTCCAGATAAGCCTGGATAtcatccaacaacaacaactagcTAAG GTTAACCATGCTTTTGCTGGGGCTGAATACGACAAAAGGATCATTGTTAGTTCTCTTGAACTTGTTTCTGGACTTGCTCAAGGACCTGGCAGTGGGATAAAATCTATG GTTTCACAAAGTAATCTACTGGACTTGCTTCTCAAGTGTTGCATGGATGAAACTCCTGATGTCAGAGAAACTGCTTTTGCCCTTATGTATGATCTTGTAATG GTATTTCCGCTTTATCTACAACCCCGCGTGCCTGAGTTCCTCGTCATCGCAAGCCAACAACTG AGTGGAAATTTTACTGGAGAAAATCTTGGTTCTGCGAACAATGCTTGTAAAGCAATTGGAGAATTAGCGTTCGAG TTCGGTCAAGAAGTCTCACGAATCGTGACCAATGTCGTCTCTTCCTTAGGCTTGATTCTTCAACATGGAGAA gcATTAGTTGTGAGGAGCGCAACTACACTACTTGAATGCAATACGATTGACCTAACTGTGAACAGTGCAATTACCCTTGGAATACTAGCATGGATTCGTCCAGACCTCGTTCCACCACACATGGAGTACTCTATGAAGGCTTGGTGCAAGACATTGGCAAC GTTAGCTGATGATGACATTACGAAAGAAGCTGCATTTAGTGGGTTATGTGAAATG GTTAAAGCGAATCCATCAGTTGGCAGCAGCTCAGTTGCTTACATATGCTTAGCCTTTGCAAGCTGGGAA GAAATAAGAAACGAGGACCTCCAAACCGAATTCATTCGAGTGCTGAACGGCTACAAAAGC ATGCTAGGAAGAAACTCATGGGCTGATTGTGTATCTGGTTTGGATCCTCTTGTTAAAGAAAGGCTTGCGAGGTGGTATCGGATGTGA